A single region of the Changchengzhania lutea genome encodes:
- a CDS encoding GntR family transcriptional regulator, with translation MFKFIKIDENSRIPKYRQIVDSIIYNISMGNLKMDQKIPSINLFSEEFYLSRDTVEKAYNILKERNIITSIRGKGYYITRTKLLSKINILFLVNKLSSYKLLTYNSFINAIGGNSHTDLHIYHCDESLFLNLMDKHKSAYDYYVIMPHFKTEDLKHISFTDEVLKALKKIPNEKLIILDNLKPGLHGPIVEIYQDFENDIYNALTEGFPKISKYQKLILVYPDKAVYPFPRRILHGFRKFCIEKSMNFEILNEVYDDIILKKGDLFITIVEADLVNLVKQIRDDEFILGKDIGVISYNDTPLKELLGITVISTDFKVMGETTAHMILNKEKGKIKVPFNFIDRNSM, from the coding sequence ATGTTTAAATTTATTAAAATCGACGAAAATTCGCGAATACCTAAATATAGGCAGATTGTAGATTCCATAATATATAACATATCTATGGGCAATCTTAAAATGGATCAAAAAATTCCATCTATTAATTTATTCAGTGAAGAGTTTTATTTATCTAGAGATACCGTAGAAAAGGCTTATAATATATTGAAGGAACGAAATATAATCACCTCTATAAGAGGCAAGGGCTATTACATAACTAGGACAAAACTGTTATCTAAAATAAATATTTTATTTCTGGTCAATAAGTTAAGTTCTTACAAATTACTTACTTATAATTCGTTTATTAATGCCATAGGAGGAAACTCACACACAGATTTACATATTTATCATTGCGATGAGTCCTTATTCTTGAATTTAATGGACAAACACAAATCAGCATACGATTATTATGTTATCATGCCTCATTTTAAAACAGAAGATTTAAAACATATTAGTTTTACCGATGAAGTACTCAAAGCCCTAAAAAAAATACCAAACGAAAAATTAATTATTCTCGATAACCTTAAACCTGGTTTGCATGGCCCTATTGTAGAAATTTATCAGGATTTTGAAAATGATATATATAATGCATTAACTGAAGGGTTTCCAAAAATATCAAAATATCAAAAGCTTATTCTAGTATATCCTGATAAAGCTGTATATCCGTTTCCAAGAAGGATTTTACATGGTTTTAGAAAATTTTGTATTGAAAAGTCAATGAATTTTGAAATACTTAATGAAGTATATGATGATATAATTCTTAAAAAAGGGGACTTATTTATTACCATTGTGGAAGCAGATTTAGTGAATTTGGTAAAGCAAATTAGGGATGACGAATTTATTTTAGGAAAAGATATTGGGGTCATTTCTTATAATGATACCCCGTTAAAAGAATTACTTGGTATCACGGTTATTTCAACAGATTTTAAGGTAATGGGGGAAACTACAGCACATATGATTCTAAACAAAGAAAAAGGTAAAATCAAGGTCCCTTTCAACTTTATTGATAGGAACTCAATGTAG